The Chryseobacterium suipulveris genome window below encodes:
- a CDS encoding DUF3820 family protein, translated as MSNQIPIPEILKEICEAKMPFGKYKGTILADLPISYLEWFQRKGMPKGKLGMQLSTVYEIKLNGLVDLLTPIRKK; from the coding sequence ATGTCAAACCAAATTCCCATTCCTGAAATATTAAAAGAAATCTGCGAAGCAAAAATGCCTTTCGGAAAATACAAGGGAACGATTCTCGCCGATTTGCCCATTTCTTATCTGGAATGGTTTCAGCGAAAAGGCATGCCTAAAGGAAAACTGGGAATGCAGCTTTCGACGGTTTACGAAATCAAGCTGAACGGATTGGTGGATTTGCTGACGCCGATTCGCAAAAAATAA
- a CDS encoding beta-carotene 15,15'-monooxygenase, whose amino-acid sequence METFQEFDQPRNPQKTTGEIISHAFETYKGIFLYALLAMVIYIVASMIVQAVSGFDSKIIMEEMRDSGNDFSSIKIWEIPGVKTYYGFSGLLGVLMAPLYVGLIYIANKFNFKQPIQFSDLFIGYKQNFLNIVIYSIISSLILGIAFAMCILPGFFVLPFLLLGYPILLFENESFGEALNKAFNVAKENYGVMLGVSVLGLLISISGVLLCGIGVLATAMFFLAVMYSAYCAFLGTPRQIEFKN is encoded by the coding sequence ATGGAAACTTTTCAGGAATTCGACCAACCAAGAAACCCGCAGAAAACAACGGGTGAAATCATTTCCCACGCATTCGAGACGTACAAGGGAATATTTCTTTACGCGCTTTTGGCGATGGTAATCTATATTGTGGCATCAATGATTGTGCAGGCAGTTTCAGGATTTGACTCCAAAATCATAATGGAGGAAATGCGTGATTCCGGCAACGATTTTTCTTCAATTAAAATTTGGGAAATTCCGGGTGTGAAAACCTATTACGGTTTCTCGGGATTGCTGGGAGTTTTGATGGCACCGCTTTATGTGGGCTTGATCTACATTGCCAACAAGTTCAACTTTAAGCAGCCGATCCAGTTTTCCGATCTGTTTATCGGTTACAAGCAGAATTTTCTCAACATCGTTATCTACAGCATTATTTCAAGCTTGATTTTGGGAATTGCTTTTGCAATGTGCATTTTGCCGGGATTCTTTGTGCTTCCGTTCCTGCTTTTGGGTTATCCTATTCTGCTTTTTGAAAATGAGAGTTTCGGTGAGGCATTGAATAAAGCATTCAATGTTGCAAAAGAAAACTACGGGGTGATGTTGGGAGTTTCAGTACTTGGTTTGCTGATCAGCATTTCTGGAGTTCTGCTGTGCGGAATCGGAGTTCTTGCCACCGCAATGTTTTTCCTTGCCGTGATGTATTCCGCCTACTGCGCTTTTTTGGGAACGCCGAGACAAATCGAGTTTAAAAATTAA
- a CDS encoding elongation factor G encodes MSAETKNLRNVVMLGHSDSGKTTLIEAMLFEGGEIKRRGTVEGQNTVSDNTDLEHEKGKTIFSHQMFVNWRNNKINIIDTPGFDDFVGEVVSSLKVADTAIIVLNAANGVEVGTELVWEYVEQNHTPAIFVINQMDHPKADFDKTLEQAKERFGSKLVPIQYPYNSGANFNQIIDALRMVMYEFPANGGKPEKKPIPESELEKANAMHNALVEIAAENEEGLMEKYFEEGNLSEEELAKGITIAIANQQFFPVFVTSGLKDMGSGRLMGFINDIAPSPAERPARVLENGEKISYDPNDKTTVFIYKTLSEPQVGMVSYFKVLTGKLKAGDELVNANNGEVERISQLYIAKGKERIAVDELVAGDLGATVKLKFGHSNNTLNAKGLDRKIRPMEFPESRIRKAVSTDSSADMEKLVTALHRIEEEDPTLKVEQSAELKQTILHGQGQLHLDLVKQRLEKEFGVKMNFDNPKIPYRETITGTADADYRHKKQSGGAGQFGEIHMRVENFYEGMDEPSGFNIRQKEIEDLPWGGKLAFYWCIVGGAIDNRYIGAIKKGIMQQMKEGPLTGSHCQNIRVSVYDGKMHSVDSNDISFQLAASGAFKTAFHMAKPQLLEPMYSVEILCPDEDTGDVMGDLQTRRAIISGMDSEGHYQKIMANVPLAEMHDYGSTLRSITGGRAKFKLKFADYQLVPSNVQQELVKQHSAESVEA; translated from the coding sequence ATGAGTGCTGAAACCAAAAATTTACGGAATGTGGTGATGCTCGGTCATTCTGACAGCGGCAAAACCACGCTTATAGAAGCCATGTTATTCGAAGGCGGGGAGATCAAGCGCCGCGGAACTGTGGAAGGACAGAACACCGTGAGCGACAACACCGATTTGGAGCACGAAAAAGGCAAGACCATTTTCTCCCACCAAATGTTTGTCAACTGGCGCAATAATAAAATCAATATTATCGACACTCCCGGATTTGACGATTTCGTTGGCGAAGTCGTTTCGTCATTAAAAGTTGCCGATACCGCAATCATCGTTCTGAACGCTGCAAACGGTGTGGAAGTAGGAACAGAGCTCGTTTGGGAATATGTGGAACAAAACCACACTCCGGCGATTTTCGTCATTAACCAAATGGATCACCCGAAAGCTGATTTCGATAAAACTTTGGAGCAGGCAAAAGAAAGATTCGGGTCTAAACTCGTTCCGATCCAATATCCTTACAATTCCGGAGCAAATTTCAACCAGATCATCGACGCGTTGAGAATGGTGATGTACGAATTCCCTGCAAACGGAGGGAAACCAGAAAAGAAACCCATACCGGAATCTGAACTGGAAAAAGCCAACGCGATGCACAACGCACTCGTGGAAATCGCCGCAGAAAATGAGGAAGGTTTGATGGAAAAATATTTCGAGGAAGGAAACCTTTCCGAAGAAGAACTGGCAAAGGGAATTACGATCGCCATCGCGAATCAGCAGTTCTTCCCGGTTTTCGTAACCAGTGGTTTGAAAGATATGGGAAGCGGAAGATTGATGGGATTCATCAACGATATCGCTCCATCACCGGCAGAAAGACCTGCAAGAGTACTCGAAAATGGCGAGAAAATTTCCTACGATCCGAATGACAAAACAACGGTTTTCATTTATAAAACCCTTTCTGAACCGCAGGTGGGAATGGTTTCCTACTTTAAAGTCCTTACAGGAAAACTGAAAGCAGGCGACGAATTGGTGAATGCCAACAATGGCGAGGTGGAAAGAATTTCGCAGCTTTATATCGCTAAAGGAAAAGAAAGAATCGCTGTTGATGAACTGGTTGCAGGTGATTTAGGAGCTACCGTGAAACTGAAATTCGGGCACTCCAACAATACGTTGAACGCGAAAGGATTGGACAGAAAAATCCGCCCTATGGAATTCCCGGAAAGCCGGATCAGAAAAGCGGTTTCCACCGACTCATCCGCCGATATGGAAAAATTGGTGACCGCGCTTCACAGAATTGAGGAAGAAGATCCTACCTTGAAAGTAGAACAATCTGCAGAACTGAAGCAAACTATTCTGCATGGACAGGGACAACTTCACCTCGATTTGGTTAAGCAACGTCTCGAGAAAGAATTCGGTGTGAAGATGAATTTCGACAATCCGAAAATTCCTTACCGCGAAACAATTACCGGAACTGCCGATGCTGATTACCGCCACAAAAAACAATCCGGTGGAGCGGGACAGTTCGGTGAAATCCATATGCGCGTAGAAAATTTCTACGAAGGAATGGACGAACCATCCGGATTCAACATCCGCCAAAAAGAAATCGAAGATTTACCATGGGGCGGAAAACTCGCTTTCTACTGGTGCATCGTGGGTGGAGCGATCGACAACCGCTACATCGGCGCCATCAAAAAAGGAATTATGCAGCAGATGAAAGAAGGACCTTTGACCGGATCTCACTGCCAAAACATTCGGGTTTCTGTGTACGACGGAAAAATGCACAGCGTGGATTCCAACGATATCTCGTTCCAATTAGCGGCTTCAGGAGCGTTCAAAACTGCTTTCCACATGGCGAAACCGCAACTTCTGGAACCGATGTATTCGGTGGAAATTCTCTGTCCGGATGAAGATACCGGCGACGTGATGGGAGATCTTCAAACAAGGAGAGCCATTATTTCGGGGATGGATTCCGAAGGTCACTACCAGAAAATTATGGCAAATGTTCCGTTGGCAGAAATGCACGATTACGGTTCCACACTCCGTTCGATTACGGGAGGAAGAGCCAAGTTTAAACTGAAATTTGCAGATTATCAGCTGGTTCCGTCGAATGTACAGCAGGAACTGGTGAAACAGCATTCCGCAGAAAGTGTGGAAGCTTAA
- the meaB gene encoding methylmalonyl Co-A mutase-associated GTPase MeaB: MKTVSTKDLVKGIISGDKRLLGKAITLVESKKPEHRIQAEELLKEILPLTGNSIRVGITGVPGAGKSTFIESFGKLALSKGKKVAVLAIDPSSSLNKGSILGDKTRMEELAKEENAFIRPSPSSGFLGGVANTTFETMLICEAAGYDFILIETVGVGQSEVLVSDITDVFLFLKIIGGGDELQGIKRGIMEMVDLIFINKVEDENLNKAKNTKVELMRALHFMPSKEKDWKVPVLLGSALNNKGLDEVYARIDDFIQLKIKNQTFSETRRKQQEKRFDYWVQEYILQKTKENQSTETFYELHKKNASELKANPSSEAKIFVDRLFNK; the protein is encoded by the coding sequence ATGAAAACGGTTTCCACGAAAGATTTAGTTAAAGGGATTATTTCCGGCGACAAGCGGTTGCTCGGGAAAGCCATCACGTTGGTAGAAAGCAAAAAACCCGAACACCGAATTCAGGCCGAAGAACTGCTGAAAGAGATTTTGCCTTTAACGGGAAATTCAATCAGAGTGGGAATTACGGGAGTTCCCGGTGCTGGAAAGTCAACCTTTATCGAAAGTTTTGGAAAGCTCGCTTTAAGCAAAGGAAAGAAGGTCGCCGTGCTTGCAATCGATCCCAGTTCGTCTTTGAACAAAGGTTCAATTTTGGGCGATAAAACCAGGATGGAAGAATTGGCGAAAGAAGAAAACGCCTTCATCCGTCCTTCGCCGAGTTCGGGTTTTTTGGGCGGAGTTGCCAATACGACTTTTGAGACGATGCTGATTTGCGAAGCGGCAGGTTACGACTTTATCTTGATTGAAACAGTTGGAGTTGGGCAGAGTGAGGTTTTGGTTTCAGACATTACCGACGTTTTTCTGTTCCTGAAAATTATTGGTGGTGGAGACGAACTTCAGGGGATTAAACGCGGAATTATGGAGATGGTCGATCTGATCTTCATTAATAAAGTGGAAGATGAGAACCTCAACAAAGCAAAAAATACCAAAGTTGAACTGATGCGCGCTTTGCATTTTATGCCATCAAAAGAAAAGGATTGGAAAGTTCCCGTTCTGCTTGGTTCGGCATTAAATAATAAAGGTTTGGACGAAGTTTATGCCAGAATCGACGACTTTATCCAGCTGAAAATAAAAAACCAAACCTTCAGCGAAACCCGAAGAAAACAGCAGGAGAAACGTTTTGACTATTGGGTTCAGGAATATATTCTTCAGAAAACGAAAGAAAACCAGTCCACGGAAACTTTCTACGAGCTCCACAAAAAAAATGCCTCAGAACTGAAAGCCAATCCAAGTTCTGAGGCAAAAATATTTGTCGATCGACTTTTCAATAAGTAA
- a CDS encoding DUF4251 domain-containing protein: MKNLILILASSFLFAILGSCSSQSAIAPEKVSALVNSGEFTFIAQRANPMNMDVVNVMNSLPGSSSTRILDLDYGYTVQISKDQLEVTLPYFGRLYNPSYDTIKNGFRFTSKDYKVTQEDGRKGSKVFYITVNDQQNIRKMNLEVFKNGKAYLSIDANDRQPISYDGYIMENSTKK; encoded by the coding sequence ATGAAAAATTTAATCCTGATATTGGCGTCATCGTTTCTTTTCGCGATTTTGGGTTCATGCAGCTCACAATCCGCAATTGCGCCCGAGAAAGTTTCAGCATTGGTAAACTCCGGTGAGTTTACATTTATTGCGCAACGAGCAAATCCTATGAACATGGATGTAGTGAATGTGATGAATTCTTTGCCCGGCTCTTCTTCCACAAGAATTCTGGATTTGGATTATGGCTACACCGTACAGATTTCTAAAGATCAGCTTGAAGTGACTTTGCCGTATTTCGGAAGATTATACAACCCAAGTTACGATACGATAAAGAATGGTTTCCGTTTTACTTCCAAAGATTACAAAGTAACGCAAGAAGATGGAAGAAAAGGGAGCAAGGTATTTTATATCACCGTTAATGACCAACAAAACATCCGCAAAATGAATCTTGAGGTTTTCAAAAACGGCAAAGCGTATCTTTCCATCGATGCCAATGACCGACAACCGATTTCGTATGACGGCTATATCATGGAAAATTCTACCAAGAAGTAA
- a CDS encoding GNAT family N-acetyltransferase, with the protein MKYLLTDQETERLKFRKLEISDFEVWKELFADADTRDLLGMSEFETPEKCCKKWFEWTFHRYDNNLGGQNILIEKASGEIVGQAGLLIREIDGVEELEIAYSILPKFRRKGFAAEASKKCQDFAFENNFKERLVSLIVPENINSKRTALKNGLRFKEQINFHNQLFDVYEITKDDWLHQNN; encoded by the coding sequence ATGAAATATCTGCTCACAGATCAGGAAACAGAACGACTGAAATTTCGAAAGCTTGAAATTTCGGACTTCGAAGTTTGGAAAGAGCTTTTTGCCGATGCCGACACTCGGGATTTATTGGGAATGTCAGAATTCGAAACTCCCGAAAAATGTTGCAAGAAATGGTTTGAATGGACCTTTCACCGTTACGACAACAATTTGGGCGGACAAAATATCCTGATCGAAAAAGCTTCTGGCGAAATCGTCGGTCAAGCTGGACTTTTGATAAGGGAAATTGATGGAGTTGAAGAACTGGAAATTGCTTATTCTATTCTGCCAAAATTCAGAAGAAAAGGGTTCGCCGCGGAAGCCAGCAAAAAATGTCAGGACTTTGCTTTTGAAAATAATTTTAAGGAAAGATTAGTTTCACTGATTGTTCCTGAAAACATCAATTCGAAACGAACTGCATTGAAAAACGGATTGCGCTTCAAAGAGCAGATTAATTTTCACAATCAGCTGTTTGATGTGTATGAGATTACAAAGGACGACTGGCTTCATCAAAACAATTAA
- a CDS encoding aminodeoxychorismate synthase component I, whose product MKSEHHPGFQRMDELSQEAVPFFFIVDFMMEKVELFTKEQLKDSGLLIDFKGFKNSDKVDFIDKTIELKSFPQSKEEYRTGFDIVQKNLRLGNSYLTNYTCKTEIETNFSLEEIFHFSKAKYKVLYKNEFVFFSPETFVEVADNEIFTHPMKGTIDAAKENAAEILKNDVKEKAEHYTVVDLLRNDLSMIADDVKVNEFQRIDFIRTKQKNLYAMSSEISGKLKPEFQGKIGSLMQTLLPAGSILGAPKPKTLEIILEAETYNRGFYTGVCGWFDGKNLDSCVMIRFIEKENDKLYFKSGGGITHLSKLADEYQEMKNKIYVPVF is encoded by the coding sequence ATGAAATCTGAACATCATCCCGGCTTCCAAAGAATGGACGAGCTTTCACAGGAAGCAGTACCCTTCTTTTTCATCGTCGATTTTATGATGGAAAAAGTAGAGCTTTTTACCAAAGAACAACTAAAAGATTCGGGATTATTGATTGATTTTAAAGGTTTTAAGAATAGTGATAAAGTAGATTTTATTGATAAAACTATCGAACTGAAATCTTTTCCGCAATCCAAAGAAGAGTATCGGACAGGGTTTGATATTGTTCAGAAAAATCTCCGACTCGGAAATTCCTACCTCACCAATTACACCTGCAAAACTGAAATAGAAACCAATTTTTCGCTCGAAGAAATTTTCCATTTTTCCAAAGCGAAATACAAGGTGCTCTATAAAAACGAGTTTGTTTTCTTTTCGCCCGAAACTTTCGTGGAAGTTGCTGATAACGAAATCTTTACCCATCCGATGAAAGGAACAATCGATGCCGCAAAAGAAAACGCCGCAGAGATTCTGAAAAATGATGTAAAGGAAAAAGCCGAACATTACACCGTGGTCGATTTGCTGAGAAACGATTTAAGCATGATTGCAGATGACGTGAAAGTAAATGAGTTTCAACGGATTGACTTCATCCGAACAAAACAGAAAAATTTGTACGCGATGAGTTCCGAAATTTCGGGGAAGTTGAAACCTGAATTTCAGGGAAAAATCGGAAGCTTGATGCAAACCTTACTTCCTGCAGGTTCAATTCTCGGCGCTCCGAAACCAAAAACACTGGAAATTATTCTGGAGGCCGAAACCTACAACCGTGGTTTTTATACCGGAGTTTGCGGATGGTTCGACGGAAAAAACCTCGATTCCTGCGTGATGATCCGGTTCATCGAAAAAGAAAATGACAAATTGTATTTCAAAAGTGGTGGCGGAATCACGCATTTGAGTAAATTAGCCGACGAATACCAAGAAATGAAAAATAAAATTTATGTCCCAGTTTTTTGA
- a CDS encoding cytochrome C, which yields MKILAVTAILGTAFIVSCTPKTPAVSGPKTITAEYLAQGKVIFDNSCKKCHDLPNPKDHSAQDWVGIMNSMAPKAKLNDTQHQMVYDYIVSVK from the coding sequence ATGAAAATTTTAGCTGTAACCGCAATTTTGGGAACCGCATTCATCGTTTCCTGTACACCGAAGACTCCCGCTGTAAGCGGGCCGAAAACCATTACTGCGGAATATCTTGCACAGGGAAAAGTTATTTTCGACAACTCCTGCAAAAAGTGCCACGATTTACCAAATCCAAAGGATCACTCCGCACAGGATTGGGTGGGAATTATGAATTCGATGGCGCCAAAAGCAAAGCTGAATGACACACAACACCAAATGGTTTACGACTATATCGTTTCGGTAAAATAG
- a CDS encoding aminotransferase class IV, protein MSQFFESIKVEDQKIFLLDLHQKRVNETFSYFGKEKSIDLGKIFKELQHDEDGLFKLRISYDLNKNFRTQMIPYAISEITDFQLVENNSFDYTFKSEDRKEFDKMKLKAKAKEIIIVKNNHITDTSFSNLLFKKGKEWFTPSTFLLNGVQRQHLLKSKKIKETEITLQNLTEFTHFQIINSMNDFDDMFIYPIEKITNLPESGDYLEV, encoded by the coding sequence ATGTCCCAGTTTTTTGAAAGTATAAAAGTTGAAGACCAGAAAATATTCCTTTTAGACCTTCACCAAAAGAGGGTCAACGAAACTTTTTCCTATTTCGGGAAGGAGAAGTCGATCGACCTGGGAAAGATTTTCAAGGAGTTGCAGCACGATGAAGACGGGCTTTTCAAACTACGGATCAGTTACGATTTGAACAAAAATTTCCGCACGCAGATGATTCCGTACGCGATTTCAGAAATCACCGATTTTCAGTTGGTGGAAAATAATTCTTTTGATTACACCTTCAAATCTGAAGACCGCAAGGAATTTGACAAAATGAAACTTAAGGCAAAAGCCAAGGAAATCATTATCGTAAAAAACAACCACATCACCGACACTTCATTTTCGAACCTGCTTTTCAAGAAAGGAAAGGAATGGTTCACGCCCTCAACATTTTTGCTGAACGGCGTTCAAAGACAGCACCTTCTGAAAAGCAAGAAAATAAAGGAAACCGAAATTACTTTGCAGAACCTCACTGAATTTACCCATTTCCAAATCATCAACTCGATGAATGATTTCGACGATATGTTTATCTACCCCATCGAAAAAATAACCAACCTGCCCGAAAGCGGCGATTACCTGGAAGTTTAG
- a CDS encoding LapA family protein — MKNLTFIGLLLLGLAFLLYYMLPNFSFVKLFEPLNLMGTLAGIGIGLIIGGIVGYVSKGTALKEEQKRRELKQLRKEKEELERQAAELAKQNQQTESKPTQNQNPQNYY; from the coding sequence ATGAAAAATTTAACTTTTATAGGACTTCTGCTTTTGGGATTGGCTTTTCTGCTTTATTATATGCTTCCCAACTTTTCGTTTGTAAAACTTTTTGAGCCACTCAATCTAATGGGAACTCTCGCCGGAATTGGAATTGGTTTGATCATTGGAGGAATTGTGGGCTACGTAAGCAAAGGAACCGCACTGAAGGAAGAGCAGAAACGACGCGAGCTGAAACAGCTTCGTAAGGAAAAAGAAGAATTAGAAAGACAGGCGGCTGAACTCGCCAAACAAAATCAGCAAACGGAATCTAAGCCAACACAAAACCAAAATCCGCAGAATTACTATTAA
- a CDS encoding AI-2E family transporter: MPNRKYQIHGVKIKQFFLLAVIVSLAGLIFYNLSLFIPSALGAITLYIICRKYNLYLQEEKKWKPWLASTVLILATLVVLILPVYFIADLLIAKLGNASAYMDKFNVFIDKINDFIYQKTNLDILSKENISTLKNKVAQFSTAALSGTFNTLTIIVSMYFILYFMLEKPRFFERLVREAAPLKKANINLIGDKIQKMVVANAIGIPVVAIGQGLIALIGYWIFGAPSPLLLFALTCVASMLPIVGAAIVWIPVCVFMIAEGNLAPGLGLAAYALIVVGLTDNVLRFTVLKKLENIHPLNTVFGIIVGMNLFGFMGLIFGPILISITVLLIQVYRDEFSNDENEIILPEPKEIEKKIDLNI, translated from the coding sequence ATGCCGAACCGAAAATACCAGATCCACGGAGTTAAGATCAAGCAGTTCTTTTTGCTTGCGGTGATTGTTTCGCTTGCGGGTTTGATCTTCTACAACCTCTCGCTGTTCATTCCGTCGGCTTTGGGTGCGATTACGCTATACATCATCTGTAGAAAGTACAACCTTTACCTTCAGGAAGAAAAAAAGTGGAAACCGTGGCTCGCTTCCACAGTCTTGATTCTGGCGACACTGGTCGTGTTGATTTTGCCGGTGTATTTCATTGCGGATCTCTTGATCGCAAAGCTTGGGAACGCTTCTGCGTACATGGATAAGTTCAACGTGTTCATCGACAAAATCAACGACTTCATTTACCAAAAAACCAATCTGGATATTCTGAGCAAAGAAAACATTTCGACCTTAAAAAACAAGGTTGCCCAGTTCTCCACCGCGGCGTTGAGTGGGACCTTCAATACGTTGACCATCATTGTTTCGATGTATTTTATCCTTTATTTTATGTTGGAAAAGCCAAGGTTTTTTGAAAGACTTGTAAGGGAAGCCGCTCCTTTGAAGAAAGCCAACATCAACCTGATTGGTGATAAAATCCAGAAAATGGTTGTCGCAAACGCCATCGGAATTCCGGTAGTCGCGATCGGACAGGGTTTGATCGCTTTGATCGGTTACTGGATTTTTGGTGCGCCGAGTCCGTTGCTCCTTTTCGCCTTGACCTGCGTCGCATCGATGCTTCCGATTGTGGGAGCCGCAATTGTATGGATTCCGGTTTGCGTTTTCATGATTGCGGAAGGGAACCTTGCTCCTGGATTGGGATTAGCCGCGTATGCGCTGATTGTGGTTGGGTTGACCGATAATGTGCTGCGATTCACCGTCTTGAAAAAGTTAGAAAATATACATCCTTTAAACACCGTTTTTGGAATTATCGTCGGAATGAACCTTTTCGGATTCATGGGACTGATTTTCGGGCCGATCCTTATTTCAATAACAGTTCTGCTGATACAGGTTTACCGCGACGAATTTTCAAATGACGAAAACGAAATCATCCTACCCGAACCTAAAGAAATTGAAAAGAAAATCGACTTGAATATTTGA
- a CDS encoding M48 family metallopeptidase: protein MKKVKSLLTVGALSAIMVACTTNPITGRKTLQLANNQEIAAMALQQYRETLSKAKVISGTTAAKSVQNVGLRIKNAANNYYRGIGREGDIADYQWEFNLIDDKQINAWCMPGGKVAVYTGIMPVTKTDAGLAVVLGHEISHALAGHGNERISQAMVAQYGGAILGATISNAQLAQIFSQAYPIGAQVALLKYGRSQELEADEMGLYLMGMAGYDPREAQPFWQRMEATSNGNRPPEFLSTHPNPDTRRADLEKHMPKALEYYKTAGGKI, encoded by the coding sequence ATGAAAAAAGTTAAAAGTTTACTTACGGTCGGAGCGTTGTCTGCAATTATGGTTGCGTGTACCACGAATCCGATTACAGGAAGAAAAACGTTACAGTTAGCCAACAATCAGGAAATCGCGGCGATGGCGTTGCAACAGTACAGAGAAACCCTTTCGAAAGCAAAGGTGATTTCGGGAACTACTGCAGCCAAAAGCGTACAGAATGTTGGTTTAAGAATAAAGAATGCCGCCAATAATTACTACCGCGGAATTGGGCGTGAAGGCGATATTGCCGATTATCAGTGGGAGTTTAATCTCATCGATGACAAGCAGATCAACGCTTGGTGTATGCCGGGTGGAAAAGTTGCGGTATATACCGGGATTATGCCTGTAACCAAAACTGACGCAGGTTTAGCTGTGGTTTTGGGACACGAGATTTCTCACGCACTTGCAGGACATGGAAATGAAAGAATTTCTCAGGCGATGGTTGCACAGTATGGTGGAGCAATTCTGGGTGCTACAATATCGAATGCACAGTTGGCGCAGATTTTTTCTCAGGCATATCCGATCGGAGCCCAGGTTGCGCTATTGAAATACGGAAGAAGTCAGGAATTGGAGGCAGACGAAATGGGTCTTTATTTAATGGGAATGGCGGGATACGATCCACGGGAAGCACAACCTTTCTGGCAAAGAATGGAGGCGACATCCAACGGAAACAGACCACCGGAATTCTTATCAACCCACCCGAATCCGGACACCAGAAGAGCCGATTTGGAGAAACATATGCCGAAAGCTTTAGAATACTATAAAACAGCAGGCGGAAAAATTTAA
- a CDS encoding tRNA-binding protein, with protein sequence MEAKPEISWEDFEKIDMRSGTVLSVSDFPKARKPSYILEIDFGELGIRKSSAQITELYSKEELVGKQIIAVVNFPKKQIANFFSECLVLGVYGENREVTLLSPSLEVKNGCQVG encoded by the coding sequence ATGGAGGCGAAACCTGAGATTTCCTGGGAAGATTTCGAGAAAATCGACATGAGGAGCGGAACTGTGCTTTCGGTATCGGATTTTCCGAAGGCGAGAAAGCCATCCTACATTCTTGAAATTGATTTTGGCGAACTGGGAATCAGAAAATCTTCCGCGCAGATTACTGAACTGTATTCAAAAGAGGAACTTGTTGGAAAACAGATCATTGCCGTTGTGAATTTCCCCAAAAAACAGATTGCGAATTTTTTCAGCGAATGTCTTGTCCTCGGAGTTTATGGTGAAAATAGGGAGGTTACGTTGCTTTCGCCCTCGCTTGAAGTAAAAAATGGTTGTCAGGTTGGCTAA
- a CDS encoding ribonuclease H-like domain-containing protein: MLNSIPLEKVLFLDIETVPQYAEWDEMHESQQQLWDKKTKTQRKEDFSAEEFYKERGGIMAEFGKIICISVGILDKNERLMIKSFYGDDEKKLLEEFGEIFNRPKLREVILCAHNGKEFDFPWIARRFLINGMQPPKAFQLFGKKPWEIPHLDTMELWKFGDYKSYVSLELLANVFAIPTPKDDIDGSMVASIYWIEKDLFRIVQYCEKDVLTLANIFRRMRQENLLEKSE; this comes from the coding sequence ATGCTTAATTCCATTCCTTTAGAAAAAGTACTTTTCCTTGACATCGAAACCGTTCCACAATATGCAGAATGGGACGAAATGCATGAATCACAGCAACAACTTTGGGACAAGAAAACCAAAACTCAAAGAAAAGAAGATTTTTCCGCAGAAGAGTTCTATAAAGAACGTGGTGGAATTATGGCGGAATTTGGCAAAATCATTTGCATCTCCGTTGGGATTTTGGATAAGAATGAAAGGTTGATGATCAAGAGTTTCTACGGCGATGATGAGAAAAAGCTGCTGGAAGAATTCGGCGAAATCTTCAACCGGCCGAAACTTCGGGAAGTGATTCTCTGCGCCCACAACGGGAAGGAATTCGATTTCCCGTGGATTGCGAGAAGATTTTTGATCAATGGAATGCAGCCGCCAAAAGCTTTTCAGTTATTCGGAAAAAAACCTTGGGAAATTCCACATCTCGACACCATGGAACTGTGGAAATTTGGTGATTACAAATCTTATGTCTCGCTGGAACTTTTGGCAAATGTCTTCGCAATCCCCACTCCAAAGGACGATATCGACGGTTCAATGGTGGCGTCAATCTACTGGATAGAGAAAGACTTATTTAGAATTGTTCAATATTGTGAAAAAGATGTGTTAACTTTGGCAAATATTTTCCGCAGGATGCGGCAGGAAAATCTCCTGGAGAAATCAGAATAA